The following are encoded in a window of Ignavibacteria bacterium genomic DNA:
- a CDS encoding T9SS type A sorting domain-containing protein, protein MDNDWQNYLDKLLPYTMHSDYPSKKLVDPDEPLDNVIDWSQAPSVWAPYHPSADNYQRPGNLKGWDLRSRHIGSMPQSEMDSIFARANRGIDQAACLWGHLPEEDFLTNLKRIDSLAHVSARKFPNVKFRYCTAVEAMKRYLKTTDDTQPLLQVNAVEESGKVAFDITTDEDIFQAQPFFAVKDIYERYTILNCTKTGQNSWRTEFTDKTILAKAGAAVTDLSGNLSKKLINYLPDDFFVDNEQTSKVKVTSGSWANATDYSCFETSCLKATVDAQAGASISVSDTLPKAGRYNLFVQFAKVDNPADSVQVIILKDQSPIDTVTLKGGLSLRSWVYLSTVTSSGTSPIEVRISTGGSKQAGKVIAFDALKTTALVRDKQIFIKADFADLGDIIVEKETVHNIVIENKGTDPLEVTGVTVSGQNSSVSAAFPLTIGSMQNLILPVKVLPQKTGFFADTVFIASSDPAHPVIKTVIKGNSVNYFIAIDNDESASYYQESGTWAFSSASGYANSSRFAYLGQKPGARATFIKQLEKPGTYDFNYTVPVTVNASNHALYVLTYGTKKDSFYVDQNKGSGSWVRLASRYLETGTVKVEIIDAGGNTNPNAVLRADAVRFNFLTDVNGVENVSKNIPSDFALRQNYPNPFNPSTVINYSLPGVCDVTLKVYDVLGTEVATLYKGMQSAGEYNFRFNVQAGNLSSGIYFYMLRAVPRDGREAFTRTMKMIYMK, encoded by the coding sequence ATGGATAACGACTGGCAGAACTACCTGGATAAGCTTCTGCCTTACACAATGCACAGCGATTATCCTTCAAAAAAGCTTGTTGACCCCGATGAACCGCTCGACAACGTAATCGACTGGTCGCAGGCACCTTCGGTGTGGGCGCCTTACCATCCATCGGCAGACAACTACCAGCGTCCCGGAAACCTGAAAGGATGGGACCTGAGGTCCAGGCATATCGGCTCAATGCCGCAGTCGGAAATGGATTCAATATTCGCGCGTGCAAACCGCGGGATTGACCAGGCGGCCTGTCTATGGGGGCATCTGCCTGAGGAGGATTTTCTGACAAACCTCAAAAGGATTGACTCACTTGCACACGTTTCGGCAAGGAAATTTCCAAATGTCAAGTTCCGTTACTGCACGGCGGTTGAAGCCATGAAAAGATATCTTAAGACTACTGACGATACACAGCCTCTGCTTCAGGTAAATGCCGTAGAGGAAAGCGGGAAGGTAGCCTTTGACATTACAACAGATGAGGATATCTTTCAGGCACAGCCCTTCTTTGCGGTTAAGGATATCTATGAAAGATACACAATATTAAATTGCACGAAAACGGGACAGAACAGCTGGCGGACAGAATTTACGGATAAAACTATTCTTGCAAAGGCCGGCGCCGCAGTTACAGACCTTTCGGGCAATCTTTCAAAGAAACTTATTAACTACCTGCCGGATGATTTTTTTGTGGATAATGAGCAGACTTCCAAAGTTAAGGTTACGAGTGGAAGCTGGGCAAATGCAACTGACTATTCATGCTTTGAGACCTCATGCCTCAAGGCTACAGTGGATGCCCAGGCAGGAGCATCGATTTCAGTTTCAGACACTCTGCCCAAGGCAGGCAGATACAACCTTTTTGTACAATTTGCAAAAGTTGACAACCCCGCAGACAGCGTCCAGGTAATTATACTTAAGGACCAGAGCCCCATAGACACGGTTACGCTTAAAGGGGGGCTCAGCCTCAGGAGCTGGGTTTATCTTTCAACCGTAACTTCCAGCGGCACGTCACCAATTGAAGTAAGGATTTCCACGGGCGGAAGTAAGCAGGCCGGGAAGGTAATTGCATTTGATGCACTTAAGACTACGGCGCTTGTAAGGGATAAGCAGATATTCATCAAGGCCGACTTTGCGGATCTTGGTGATATAATTGTTGAAAAGGAAACGGTTCATAATATTGTCATAGAAAACAAAGGGACCGATCCTCTTGAAGTTACGGGTGTAACGGTGTCGGGGCAGAACAGTTCTGTAAGTGCAGCATTTCCTCTTACAATAGGATCGATGCAGAACCTCATACTTCCGGTAAAGGTTCTTCCGCAGAAGACCGGATTTTTTGCCGATACGGTTTTTATTGCCAGCAGCGATCCCGCGCATCCGGTTATAAAAACTGTAATCAAGGGAAACTCCGTAAACTACTTCATTGCAATTGACAATGATGAGAGTGCCTCTTACTACCAGGAATCGGGCACATGGGCTTTCAGCAGCGCCAGCGGTTATGCAAACTCAAGCAGGTTCGCATATCTGGGGCAGAAGCCGGGAGCGAGGGCAACATTCATAAAGCAGCTGGAAAAGCCGGGCACTTACGATTTCAATTACACTGTACCGGTTACGGTAAACGCATCCAATCATGCGCTTTACGTGCTTACGTACGGGACGAAGAAGGATTCTTTTTATGTCGATCAGAATAAAGGGAGCGGATCGTGGGTTAGGCTTGCATCGCGTTATTTAGAGACGGGTACAGTTAAGGTTGAAATCATTGACGCCGGGGGGAACACAAATCCCAACGCCGTCTTAAGGGCCGATGCCGTAAGGTTCAATTTCCTGACGGATGTAAACGGAGTTGAGAATGTTTCAAAAAATATTCCGTCGGATTTTGCCCTGAGGCAGAATTACCCTAATCCTTTTAACCCCTCGACTGTAATTAACTACAGTCTGCCCGGTGTGTGTGATGTTACGCTGAAGGTATACGATGTACTGGGGACGGAAGTTGCGACGCTTTACAAGGGAATGCAGTCTGCAGGAGAATACAATTTCAGGTTCAACGTGCAGGCAGGAAATCTTTCAAGCGGCATATATTTTTACATGTTAAGAGCGGTGCCCCGGGATGGGCGTGAGGCCTTTACGCGGACGATGAAGATGATTTATATGAAGTAA
- a CDS encoding nucleotide pyrophosphohydrolase, whose product MNELKKLLTDFREERDWVKFHSPKNLSMALSVEASELLELFQWMTEEESLNLDAVKLKRAEEEIGDIMAYLIFICDRLNLDPVEAAKRKMKINKAKYPVELSRGNAIKYNERG is encoded by the coding sequence ATGAATGAATTAAAAAAACTTCTGACGGATTTCAGGGAAGAGCGCGACTGGGTAAAGTTCCACTCGCCGAAAAATCTCTCAATGGCCTTAAGCGTGGAAGCCTCCGAACTGCTTGAATTATTCCAGTGGATGACTGAAGAGGAAAGCCTGAATCTCGACGCCGTAAAGCTGAAACGTGCCGAAGAGGAAATTGGCGATATAATGGCCTATCTGATCTTTATCTGCGACAGGCTGAATTTAGATCCCGTTGAAGCCGCCAAAAGGAAAATGAAAATTAACAAAGCCAAATACCCCGTCGAACTCTCCCGAGGCAACGCCATAAAATACAACGAAAGGGGATAA
- a CDS encoding protein kinase produces MLPEEETKLCPFCREIIRASAIKCRFCGEWLEESSTSADPISAVRRALASKYKIVYQLGHGGMSVLYRASEINTERDVALKVLPLHLSEEREYVGRFHREAAALSKLNHPNIIKIFEEGIENGVHFMAMEFLEGRDLHKLLMARGPISVDETARIIAPVAKALDYAHKNTLVHRDVKSSNIFITKEGRPVLTDFGIAHITTNENQLTVTGTVIGTPEFMSPEQAEGKPINGRTDLYSLGVVMYNAITGRFPYHGDSPLTTIYKIINENHTPVNEVKELPEWMTFAIESCLEKDPDRRIKSGNELADILTRRKIPEGELTKNLKLETIRLRKEDMNEVLNENPEAQAEEETPEAPQGSNGKGGIFMDLEEEEPKKKKAVVPALLIAAFLVLVAAIGYTVYNRYSENLPGIEPEKNTTAVTTEPENKTLTEPEAPLKTENKSNLTNKAEDNTGAPTVEKRNTPVRNNVVKTTPPAVQRAAVTVPNLEGMTTQEAARVLRRLGLRSGAVTRITSTASNYNLVLRQIPKPGRRLNEGSAVNLIVGE; encoded by the coding sequence ATGCTTCCTGAAGAAGAAACAAAACTCTGCCCGTTCTGCAGGGAAATAATAAGGGCTTCGGCAATTAAATGCCGCTTCTGCGGCGAATGGCTCGAAGAGTCCTCAACTTCAGCTGACCCGATATCAGCTGTCAGAAGGGCTCTTGCGTCCAAATATAAAATTGTCTACCAGCTGGGACACGGGGGGATGTCTGTTCTCTACAGGGCAAGCGAGATAAATACTGAACGCGACGTCGCCCTCAAGGTGCTGCCCCTTCACTTGTCTGAAGAAAGGGAATACGTGGGACGCTTCCACCGCGAGGCCGCGGCCCTCTCAAAACTAAATCATCCCAATATAATTAAGATCTTCGAGGAAGGCATTGAAAACGGCGTGCACTTTATGGCAATGGAATTCCTTGAAGGACGCGACCTGCATAAGCTACTTATGGCACGCGGACCCATATCAGTGGATGAAACGGCAAGGATAATTGCCCCCGTTGCAAAAGCCCTCGACTATGCGCATAAAAATACACTCGTTCACAGGGACGTTAAAAGCAGCAATATATTTATTACCAAGGAAGGGCGCCCCGTCCTTACGGATTTCGGAATAGCCCACATTACAACAAACGAAAACCAGCTTACCGTAACGGGCACCGTTATAGGTACGCCTGAATTTATGAGCCCCGAGCAGGCTGAAGGAAAACCGATCAACGGAAGAACTGACCTCTACAGCCTGGGCGTCGTGATGTATAACGCTATTACGGGCAGGTTCCCTTACCACGGCGACAGCCCACTAACTACTATCTATAAAATTATTAACGAAAACCATACGCCTGTAAATGAAGTAAAGGAACTGCCCGAATGGATGACTTTTGCAATTGAATCCTGCCTGGAGAAAGATCCCGACAGGAGAATCAAAAGCGGCAATGAACTGGCCGACATCTTGACCAGAAGAAAAATTCCCGAAGGGGAGCTTACCAAAAACCTTAAGCTTGAGACCATAAGGCTCCGCAAAGAGGATATGAATGAAGTATTAAATGAAAATCCCGAAGCTCAGGCGGAAGAAGAAACACCTGAGGCTCCACAGGGAAGTAACGGCAAGGGCGGCATCTTCATGGACCTTGAAGAAGAGGAGCCGAAAAAGAAAAAGGCCGTTGTGCCGGCGCTTTTAATTGCTGCATTCCTCGTGCTTGTTGCGGCAATAGGATATACGGTCTATAACAGGTATTCTGAAAATCTCCCGGGCATTGAGCCTGAGAAAAATACAACCGCTGTAACAACAGAGCCTGAGAATAAAACGCTAACCGAACCTGAGGCTCCATTGAAAACAGAAAATAAAAGCAACCTGACAAATAAAGCAGAAGACAATACGGGCGCTCCCACAGTAGAAAAAAGAAATACTCCGGTGCGGAACAATGTTGTTAAGACAACTCCGCCCGCAGTGCAGAGGGCAGCAGTAACAGTCCCCAATCTTGAAGGTATGACAACGCAGGAGGCAGCAAGAGTTCTGCGCCGCCTGGGCCTAAGAAGCGGCGCCGTAACGCGCATTACATCAACCGCATCAAACTATAACCTTGTACTGCGCCAGATTCCCAAACCCGGCCGCCGCCTAAACGAAGGCTCCGCCGTTAATCTCATTGTAGGGGAATAG
- a CDS encoding PAS domain S-box protein, which produces MTYKNKTKKELIEELEALKNELNLLKDSSDAAGLQKNVPGSISKQEKDADLRSFSELAEGILDCIPANIALINHSGEIIAVNSLWKRFASENDAPSGNYYLGLNYLEVCGKAQGEAQAESASKGIKNVLGGLSPRFTLEYPCHSDQEKRWFRLFVTPFQYKGEKCAVIMHINITEHVRIEKTLSESGFNQDPSLPNGTVFINNASDAVVLLETDGKFIDANEEACRRLLYTREEMLNMSVWDVCVPANFPLAKKRLRDITSNGSALFESVYLRKDGHPVPMEIAAQLVDHFGQKAILCLGRDIALIRHDKDLLLRLNKETIAQNNALLTAIPDMILLMDSEGIFLDSHVPEGNSSEFPLRDFIGKHVSRVLPELDTEKNRLSFEEVLRDGKMFVMDFPLALDGSLFFYEARVVKCGHDKLLLLVRNITEKKKQEEEIHKLSLAVEQSPVMTLITDKKGKIEYVNPRFSEVTGYSIEETIGSDPGMLKSGLTPQRQYKELWGKLSTGHHWRGEFCNRRKNGELFWEHASIFPIKNSLGEVTQFVAVKEDITDRKETELRLAGYRDHLEQLVEQRTESLRQVNQLLSIQIEKHEAAEEKIQNHLRFLQTLIKTIPNPLLIKDRHGRVTDCNEAYEKHFGRKLEDIKNKRAEDFVPPELLDKILEIENSLLKEPGHISAELIRTMENGEPFAVLVNEATYLAADGSIGGTIGIMIDISEQKKLQEKIQTALEKEQELNELKSSFISMSSHEFRTPLTSILASADLLEMFGRQWKEEKYMEHIAKIQKGVEYMKELLDDVLVISRNEEGKNQFAPSKTNFLELCSELLDSARISSSGNHSFIFNYKPEQKVFSIDPKHVRHIISNLLSNAVKYSPDGGKIILNVNAEGNNILIDVIDEGIGIPEADKGRLFEPFYRAGNTTAIHGTGLGMSIVKRSVELHHGTMSIDSQENKGTAVHVRLRFGS; this is translated from the coding sequence ATGACGTACAAAAACAAAACAAAAAAAGAACTTATTGAGGAACTGGAAGCTCTTAAAAATGAGCTTAACCTTCTAAAAGACTCTTCAGATGCTGCGGGCCTGCAGAAAAACGTGCCCGGCAGTATATCAAAACAGGAAAAGGACGCGGATTTAAGGAGCTTTTCTGAACTTGCCGAGGGAATTCTCGACTGCATTCCTGCTAATATAGCGCTTATTAATCATTCAGGGGAAATTATTGCCGTTAATAGCTTGTGGAAACGCTTTGCTTCTGAAAACGACGCTCCTTCCGGGAATTATTATCTCGGCCTGAATTACCTGGAAGTGTGCGGGAAAGCCCAGGGCGAGGCCCAGGCTGAAAGTGCGTCAAAAGGAATAAAAAATGTCCTCGGGGGGCTTTCACCCCGCTTTACACTCGAGTACCCCTGCCACTCCGATCAGGAAAAACGCTGGTTCAGACTTTTCGTTACCCCTTTTCAATATAAAGGGGAGAAATGCGCCGTTATAATGCATATAAATATTACGGAGCACGTACGCATCGAAAAAACACTTTCAGAATCAGGCTTCAATCAGGACCCTAGCCTGCCCAATGGTACGGTTTTTATCAATAATGCCTCCGATGCCGTCGTTTTACTCGAAACCGATGGAAAGTTTATTGATGCAAATGAAGAGGCCTGCAGAAGACTTCTGTACACCAGGGAAGAGATGCTCAACATGAGCGTGTGGGATGTATGCGTCCCGGCTAATTTCCCGCTTGCCAAAAAAAGGCTCCGTGATATTACCTCAAACGGGTCTGCCCTCTTTGAATCTGTTTACCTCAGGAAAGACGGGCACCCGGTCCCTATGGAAATAGCCGCGCAGCTGGTGGACCACTTCGGACAAAAGGCTATTCTTTGCCTTGGAAGGGATATCGCCTTAATCAGACACGACAAGGATCTTCTACTAAGGTTAAATAAAGAAACCATCGCTCAGAATAATGCCCTGCTTACGGCAATCCCCGATATGATACTCCTTATGGACAGCGAGGGGATCTTCCTCGATTCCCACGTCCCGGAGGGAAATTCTTCTGAATTCCCGTTAAGGGATTTTATAGGCAAACATGTCAGCCGGGTCCTGCCTGAGCTGGATACGGAAAAAAACAGGCTCTCTTTTGAAGAGGTTTTGAGAGACGGGAAAATGTTTGTTATGGATTTCCCGCTCGCCCTCGATGGCAGCCTCTTCTTCTATGAAGCCCGCGTCGTTAAATGCGGCCATGATAAGCTCCTCCTGCTCGTGAGGAATATAACTGAAAAGAAAAAACAGGAGGAGGAAATTCACAAACTCTCTCTTGCCGTCGAACAGAGCCCCGTAATGACCCTCATAACCGATAAAAAAGGCAAAATAGAATATGTAAACCCGAGGTTTTCTGAGGTAACCGGTTATTCAATCGAGGAAACTATCGGCTCTGACCCCGGCATGCTCAAAAGCGGCCTTACTCCCCAAAGGCAGTACAAAGAGCTCTGGGGCAAACTGAGCACCGGCCATCACTGGAGAGGGGAGTTCTGCAACAGGCGGAAAAACGGAGAGCTCTTCTGGGAACACGCAAGCATCTTCCCTATAAAAAATTCACTGGGTGAAGTAACACAGTTCGTTGCGGTAAAGGAGGATATTACAGATAGAAAGGAAACCGAACTCCGCCTTGCAGGCTACCGCGACCACCTTGAACAGCTCGTTGAACAAAGAACCGAATCCTTACGCCAGGTTAACCAGCTCCTCAGCATACAGATTGAAAAACATGAGGCCGCTGAAGAGAAAATTCAGAACCACCTCCGGTTCCTGCAGACGCTCATAAAAACTATTCCCAACCCTCTCCTTATAAAGGACAGGCATGGAAGGGTGACAGACTGTAATGAGGCTTATGAAAAGCATTTCGGCAGGAAACTAGAAGATATTAAAAATAAAAGGGCGGAAGATTTTGTCCCGCCCGAGCTGCTCGATAAAATCCTTGAAATTGAAAACTCCCTTCTTAAAGAGCCGGGACATATATCAGCTGAACTTATCCGCACCATGGAGAACGGGGAACCCTTCGCTGTACTTGTAAACGAGGCCACATACCTCGCGGCCGACGGCTCCATAGGCGGAACTATAGGCATAATGATTGATATTTCAGAACAGAAAAAGCTCCAGGAAAAAATCCAAACGGCACTTGAAAAAGAGCAGGAATTAAATGAGCTTAAAAGCAGCTTTATTTCCATGTCTTCACATGAATTCCGCACACCGCTTACTTCCATACTGGCATCGGCCGACCTGCTTGAAATGTTTGGACGCCAGTGGAAGGAAGAAAAATATATGGAGCATATCGCTAAGATACAGAAGGGCGTGGAGTATATGAAGGAACTCCTGGATGACGTGCTCGTAATAAGCCGGAACGAGGAGGGGAAAAACCAGTTCGCACCTTCAAAAACCAACTTCCTGGAACTATGCTCCGAACTCCTGGACAGCGCCAGGATTTCTTCCTCCGGAAACCACTCCTTTATCTTTAACTATAAACCGGAACAGAAAGTTTTTTCTATCGATCCCAAACATGTACGGCATATAATTTCAAACCTCCTTTCAAATGCCGTTAAATATTCACCTGACGGAGGGAAAATAATCCTGAACGTAAATGCTGAAGGCAATAACATCCTCATAGACGTAATTGATGAAGGCATCGGAATTCCTGAGGCGGATAAGGGCAGGCTGTTTGAACCTTTCTACCGCGCCGGCAATACAACCGCAATACACGGCACGGGACTCGGAATGTCAATTGTTAAAAGATCCGTGGAACTTCACCACGGCACCATGAGCATCGACAGCCAGGAGAACAAAGGAACGGCTGTCCACGTCAGGCTCCGGTTCGGTTCTTAA
- a CDS encoding glucose 1-dehydrogenase, producing the protein MNELDNKVAIVTGAGSGIGRAIAMRFASEGSKVVVSDISEKGGNETVSAIQKHGGEAIFIRADTANPRDHQMLVEQTVSRFGSLDIACNNAGIGGPSASIDQYPIDGWDKVIAINLSGVFYGMHFQLQQMLRSGSGSIVNMASILGMVGFTNSSAYVAAKHGVVGLTKNAAIEYASKNIRVNAIGPGFISTPLLDNNLDEATMKSLSSLHPIGRLGRPEEVAELALWLSSPKASFVTGSYYTIDGGYTSQ; encoded by the coding sequence ATGAATGAACTAGATAATAAAGTGGCAATTGTTACCGGAGCCGGCTCCGGTATTGGGCGCGCAATCGCAATGCGCTTCGCATCCGAAGGCTCTAAAGTGGTCGTCTCCGATATCAGCGAAAAAGGAGGCAATGAAACCGTTTCCGCTATTCAAAAGCATGGGGGAGAAGCAATCTTTATAAGGGCAGATACCGCAAACCCCAGGGACCACCAGATGCTGGTTGAACAGACCGTCTCCCGCTTTGGCAGCCTCGATATCGCATGCAATAATGCGGGCATCGGCGGCCCTTCGGCATCAATCGACCAGTACCCGATCGACGGATGGGATAAGGTAATTGCAATTAACCTCTCCGGAGTCTTCTACGGAATGCACTTCCAGCTCCAGCAGATGCTTAGAAGTGGCAGCGGAAGCATAGTAAATATGGCTTCAATACTCGGAATGGTAGGTTTCACGAACTCTTCAGCATATGTAGCTGCAAAACACGGTGTTGTGGGACTTACAAAAAACGCCGCAATTGAATACGCATCTAAAAATATACGCGTTAATGCAATTGGCCCGGGCTTTATTTCAACACCCCTGCTCGATAATAACCTCGATGAGGCAACTATGAAGTCCCTCTCCTCGCTTCATCCTATAGGACGCCTCGGCAGGCCCGAGGAAGTGGCTGAACTTGCACTCTGGCTTAGCTCGCCTAAAGCCTCTTTTGTTACAGGCTCCTACTATACAATCGACGGCGGCTATACATCCCAGTAA
- a CDS encoding molybdopterin-dependent oxidoreductase: MHIKMKTLIALLTPVILLFAAAYMQWGISGLPSIQHIAEPTAPTPAEEPFGFPFWMRWTHYINLFLLILLIRSGLQILFDHPRLYWNIHSTPGTEWIRFTPVELTPERAWTSKEDSRYLTPWVGLPGKKHTVGMARHWHFLSILFWFVNGVVYLFFLFYTPHWRRLVPTSWSVVPDAWAVFVHYATFHMPYEPNGFYNFNALQQISYFAVVFILSPLSAFTGPSMSPALTSRYKWYPKLPGNRQTGRSLHFLVMAGFILFIVIHVTMVAATGFARNMNHIVMGTDDLNPIGMYLGFVGIIVVILANFWAHHAAWKHPRQVQHAASHLVTPVMTSLLARSAPIVQFSPEDISPFFWANGKIPTSDDWKRLAADNFKHYRLRVDGLVENKVDLSLEDLEALGKHQQITLHHCIQGWSGIAEWGGLPVRELINFVKPKKNATAVVFYSYGEGGEGGQYYESLTIENALYLQTLLAYEMNYKPLNHLHGAPLRLRVENQLGFKMVKWIQSIRFVEDLSKVNKGEGGYDEDYEYFGEQANI, from the coding sequence ATGCACATTAAAATGAAAACCCTCATTGCCCTGCTTACACCTGTAATACTCCTTTTTGCAGCGGCTTATATGCAGTGGGGCATCTCGGGGCTCCCCTCAATACAGCACATTGCTGAACCAACAGCTCCCACGCCTGCAGAGGAGCCTTTCGGATTTCCTTTCTGGATGCGCTGGACACATTATATAAATTTATTCCTTCTTATACTCCTTATACGAAGCGGTCTGCAGATTCTTTTTGACCACCCGAGACTTTACTGGAATATACACTCCACTCCGGGCACAGAGTGGATAAGGTTTACTCCTGTTGAGCTTACACCCGAGCGGGCGTGGACATCCAAGGAAGACTCACGCTATCTTACACCGTGGGTGGGCCTTCCGGGCAAAAAGCACACTGTGGGAATGGCTAGGCACTGGCATTTCCTCAGCATTTTATTCTGGTTTGTAAACGGGGTTGTGTACTTATTCTTTCTTTTTTATACTCCGCACTGGAGGCGCCTGGTGCCGACATCGTGGAGCGTCGTTCCGGATGCATGGGCGGTTTTTGTGCATTACGCTACATTCCACATGCCTTATGAGCCTAACGGGTTCTATAATTTTAACGCGCTTCAGCAGATATCATATTTTGCGGTAGTTTTTATTTTGTCGCCCCTTTCTGCTTTTACAGGTCCCTCGATGTCGCCGGCACTTACATCGCGCTATAAGTGGTACCCGAAGCTGCCGGGCAACCGCCAGACGGGGCGTTCACTGCACTTTCTTGTAATGGCGGGTTTCATTCTTTTTATTGTAATACACGTTACAATGGTTGCAGCCACTGGCTTTGCGCGCAATATGAATCATATTGTTATGGGAACCGATGACCTGAATCCCATAGGAATGTATCTGGGTTTTGTGGGAATTATAGTGGTAATACTGGCAAACTTCTGGGCGCATCATGCCGCATGGAAGCATCCGAGGCAGGTTCAGCATGCGGCAAGCCATCTTGTAACGCCCGTAATGACTTCGCTTCTTGCCCGTTCGGCTCCCATTGTGCAGTTCAGTCCCGAGGACATTTCTCCCTTCTTCTGGGCTAACGGGAAAATCCCCACAAGTGATGACTGGAAGCGTCTGGCGGCGGATAATTTCAAGCATTACCGCCTCAGGGTTGACGGACTGGTGGAAAACAAAGTGGATTTGTCTCTGGAGGATCTTGAAGCTTTGGGGAAGCATCAGCAGATCACGCTTCATCACTGCATACAGGGCTGGTCGGGCATTGCCGAGTGGGGCGGGCTTCCGGTGCGTGAACTGATTAACTTCGTAAAGCCAAAGAAAAATGCCACGGCTGTGGTATTCTACTCATATGGTGAAGGAGGCGAAGGGGGGCAGTATTATGAAAGCCTGACGATAGAGAATGCGCTTTACCTGCAGACGCTACTTGCATACGAGATGAATTATAAGCCGCTTAATCATCTGCACGGGGCGCCTCTTAGGCTCAGGGTTGAAAACCAGCTGGGATTTAAGATGGTGAAATGGATACAGTCGATCAGGTTTGTTGAGGACTTGTCCAAAGTAAACAAAGGTGAAGGCGGGTACGACGAGGACTATGAGTATTTCGGCGAGCAGGCTAACATTTAA
- a CDS encoding formylglycine-generating enzyme family protein has protein sequence MRIIKTIIFFLLFLSGTIMPQQIEAVYEDLKTDPFAGQEAPIPIGILKFNGPGTLESRFYDMLKSQTGIHNKFLIFPYDALLEQEKTLGLKNLDAKDRRTLASLNSNLDIRFLVTGDASNDGSFTLRLIRASDGREVYSAKYSLSINSTPVKDAVRLFSDKKTALYKEAAIIPQMVKVEGGWFDMGSPEGDNDEKPVHRVKVDSFAIAKYEVTFDEYDRFCEMTGRPKPGDNGWGRGKKPVINVSWTDASEYCRWLSSLTGVSFRLPTEAEWEFAAKGGNRNKGFRFSGSDNLDDVAWNSTNSGGTTHEVGQKKPNELELYDMNGNVWEWCSDWYNETYYASGSQSNPKGPLSGMYHSLRGGSWYSFNSRVCRTTARVREASDYMDNTTGFRVVRDL, from the coding sequence ATGCGTATTATCAAAACAATAATATTCTTCCTCCTCTTCCTCTCAGGCACAATAATGCCCCAGCAGATAGAGGCCGTCTATGAGGACCTTAAAACCGATCCCTTCGCTGGTCAGGAAGCCCCCATTCCCATCGGAATCCTTAAATTTAACGGCCCCGGCACTCTCGAAAGCCGGTTCTACGATATGCTGAAATCCCAGACCGGAATCCATAATAAATTCCTCATTTTCCCTTACGACGCACTCCTGGAACAGGAGAAGACATTAGGCTTAAAAAACCTCGACGCCAAAGACAGGCGCACGCTTGCTTCACTGAACAGCAACCTCGACATCCGTTTCCTCGTAACCGGCGATGCTTCCAATGACGGCAGCTTTACACTCCGCCTCATACGCGCCTCCGACGGCCGCGAGGTCTATTCGGCAAAATATTCCCTGAGCATTAACTCCACCCCGGTAAAAGACGCCGTCAGACTCTTCAGCGATAAAAAAACTGCTCTCTATAAGGAAGCTGCAATTATTCCACAGATGGTAAAGGTGGAAGGAGGCTGGTTCGATATGGGAAGCCCGGAGGGGGATAACGACGAAAAGCCCGTCCACAGGGTTAAAGTCGACAGCTTTGCTATAGCTAAATATGAAGTCACTTTCGACGAATACGACCGCTTCTGCGAAATGACAGGCCGCCCTAAACCCGGTGACAACGGATGGGGAAGGGGAAAAAAACCAGTTATAAATGTAAGCTGGACGGACGCCAGTGAATACTGCCGCTGGCTTAGCAGCCTGACCGGCGTGAGCTTCAGGCTCCCTACCGAGGCCGAATGGGAATTTGCGGCAAAAGGAGGCAACAGGAATAAAGGTTTCCGCTTCAGCGGCAGCGATAACCTTGACGATGTCGCCTGGAACAGCACTAACTCCGGAGGCACCACGCACGAGGTGGGTCAGAAAAAGCCGAATGAGCTGGAACTCTATGATATGAACGGAAACGTTTGGGAGTGGTGCAGCGACTGGTATAACGAAACCTACTACGCTTCAGGCTCCCAAAGCAATCCCAAAGGACCCCTTTCAGGCATGTACCATTCGCTCCGGGGCGGAAGCTGGTACAGCTTTAACAGCCGCGTCTGCCGCACAACTGCGCGCGTTCGCGAGGCTTCGGACTATATGGATAACACCACGGGCTTCAGGGTTGTAAGGGACCTGTAA